Proteins encoded within one genomic window of Spirulina major PCC 6313:
- a CDS encoding IS1 family transposase (programmed frameshift) — translation MECRLCGHPKTHKHGKMPNGHQRYFCPHCQQTFAESFDTLYYYRHVTPEQIEQVLQAHSEGTSLRGVSRISGLAYNTVVSIIRAASAKALLVHNDQVQGVETEDVSADEMWSFVKKKKQCLPEEVEVGDCWIAMSLADSSGLILTARVGKHTDELIEELVVSTEGKTHCQQWNSDNWGGYERVLPLEIEHYIGKDQTQRLERTNGIIRQQTGRWHRRQNKFGKLWQQTKVTVRLVVSYFNWIWQHSRYKSTAAQRAGLTDHRWSWQDILSFPTII, via the exons ATGGAATGTCGGCTCTGCGGTCATCCCAAAACCCACAAACACGGCAAAATGCCCAATGGTCATCAACGCTACTTCTGCCCTCACTGCCAGCAAACCTTTGCCGAGAGTTTTGACACCCTCTACTACTATCGCCATGTTACTCCGGAGCAGATTGAGCAAGTACTTCAAGCCCACAGTGAAGGCACTAGCTTGCGAGGAGTCAGCCGCATCAGCGGATTAGCCTATAACACCGTGGTCAGTATTATTCGTGCCGCCAGTGCTAAAGCTTTGCTGGTTCATAACGACCAAGTGCAGGGCGTGGAAACGGAGGACGTGAGTGCTGATGAGATGTGGTCATTCGTGAAAAAAAAA AAACAATGCTTGCCCGAAGAAGTTGAAGTAGGCGATTGCTGGATTGCGATGAGTTTGGCAGATTCGAGCGGGTTAATCTTGACAGCACGAGTGGGGAAACACACCGATGAACTGATTGAAGAACTGGTGGTGAGCACGGAGGGAAAGACCCATTGCCAGCAATGGAATAGTGACAACTGGGGAGGATATGAGCGGGTACTGCCGCTGGAAATTGAGCACTACATTGGCAAAGACCAAACGCAACGGTTGGAGCGTACCAATGGAATTATCAGGCAGCAGACGGGTAGGTGGCATCGACGACAGAACAAGTTTGGCAAACTGTGGCAGCAGACAAAGGTGACGGTGCGTTTAGTGGTGAGTTATTTCAACTGGATCTGGCAGCACAGTCGCTACAAGAGCACGGCGGCACAACGAGCAGGATTGACTGACCATCGCTGGAGTTGGCAGGATATCCTCTCCTTCCCCACAATAATCTAA
- a CDS encoding response regulator, producing MRLLLVEDDHVLAETLSTMLSQQGYVVNTAYDGEEGWDYAQSFTYDLMLLDVSLPKLDGINLCRRLRNEQINSPILLLTANDCSESKVVGLDAGADDYVVKPCTIPELLARIRALLRRQSDSSAPILTWGPLQLDPSACEVKWDEQLLTLSPKEYNLLELFLRHPKQVFTKGAILEHLWSFDDPPGEETVRAHIKGLRRKLKAVGADGAIETVYGVGYCLKALPDMVQAESLGSSPVATPIAPAPPIAPAPPIAPAPPIAPAPPSDPAKAAALQGAITKLWMQFREPILARMAVLEAAIAALEAGKLDENLRLNAERQAHKLVGSLGMFGLPAGSDLARQLEQAFKEPIAPPAPSLRASFTALAELLPSDPVVAEPAPILPVTPRAIPTERSPHVLIIDPDTPYIEAVQTEAQQWPFDLDYVATCEAAIATITQWQNPQFTGHIPDLVVLELTFPRTKTAGLVILEHLRALERPPITLVLTTQNTFHNRVSVARLGVTGFVVKPIAPVQLMGIITQHLQQQTACEATILAVDDDEILLDSLTTMLTPWRIEVQTLNDPRNFWETLQQVSPDLLILDVDMPYINGLELCQVVRNDPQWSQLPIVFLSASRDRTTLQQMYQFGADDYICKPVTEPELVTRIFNRLERSRLLRDLTEKDPLTGVANRYRSEQDFQRFFHCATQEHQTIGFITLTIQDLQQINCDYGHDVGDRILQRFGQLLKHTCSPEDIVARWSGGEFIIGLYGITRPTGIQAAQDLMHLFSHEVFLLEGQLALPVSVAAGLSLYPDDGTTLAQLYQATLDQQITAEA from the coding sequence ATGCGCTTATTACTGGTTGAAGATGATCACGTTTTGGCAGAAACCCTTAGCACCATGCTGAGTCAGCAGGGTTATGTTGTGAATACGGCCTACGACGGTGAAGAAGGCTGGGACTATGCCCAAAGTTTTACCTACGACCTGATGTTGTTGGATGTCAGCTTGCCGAAACTGGATGGGATTAATTTGTGTCGGCGGCTGCGCAATGAGCAGATTAATAGTCCGATTTTGTTGTTGACGGCGAATGATTGTAGTGAGTCGAAGGTGGTGGGATTGGATGCGGGGGCGGATGACTATGTGGTGAAGCCCTGCACGATTCCTGAATTGTTGGCGCGGATTCGGGCCTTGTTGCGGCGGCAGAGTGATTCAAGTGCGCCGATTTTGACCTGGGGGCCGTTGCAGCTTGACCCCAGTGCTTGTGAGGTGAAGTGGGATGAGCAGTTGTTGACGCTGTCGCCGAAGGAATATAACTTGCTGGAGTTGTTTTTGCGCCACCCAAAGCAGGTGTTTACGAAGGGGGCGATTCTGGAGCATTTGTGGTCGTTTGATGATCCGCCGGGGGAGGAGACGGTGCGGGCCCATATTAAGGGGTTGCGGCGCAAGTTGAAGGCGGTGGGGGCGGATGGTGCAATTGAGACGGTGTATGGGGTGGGCTATTGTTTGAAGGCGTTGCCGGACATGGTGCAGGCTGAGTCGTTGGGGTCGAGTCCAGTGGCCACACCGATCGCGCCTGCGCCACCGATCGCGCCTGCACCACCGATCGCGCCTGCGCCACCGATCGCGCCTGCACCCCCCTCTGATCCAGCAAAGGCGGCGGCATTGCAAGGGGCGATCACAAAGCTATGGATGCAGTTTCGGGAGCCGATTTTGGCCCGGATGGCGGTGCTAGAGGCGGCGATCGCTGCCCTTGAAGCGGGCAAGTTAGACGAAAACCTCCGCCTCAATGCAGAACGCCAAGCCCATAAATTAGTCGGGTCGTTGGGGATGTTTGGTTTACCCGCCGGGTCAGACCTCGCCCGACAGTTAGAACAGGCATTCAAGGAACCGATCGCCCCCCCAGCCCCATCCCTCCGCGCTAGTTTCACCGCCCTGGCTGAGCTACTCCCCTCCGATCCAGTCGTGGCGGAACCTGCCCCGATCCTCCCCGTCACCCCACGGGCGATTCCGACGGAGCGATCGCCCCATGTTTTAATCATCGACCCCGACACCCCCTACATCGAGGCTGTGCAAACGGAAGCCCAGCAATGGCCGTTCGATCTAGACTATGTGGCGACCTGCGAGGCAGCGATCGCCACCATCACACAATGGCAAAACCCCCAATTCACCGGCCATATTCCCGACCTCGTGGTACTAGAACTCACGTTTCCTAGGACCAAAACCGCCGGACTGGTCATCCTAGAACATCTCCGCGCCCTAGAACGACCGCCGATCACCCTGGTGTTAACCACTCAAAACACCTTTCATAACCGTGTTTCCGTGGCGCGTCTGGGGGTGACGGGCTTTGTGGTCAAACCCATTGCACCGGTGCAACTGATGGGCATCATTACCCAGCACCTCCAGCAGCAAACGGCCTGCGAAGCGACCATTTTAGCCGTCGATGATGATGAGATTTTGCTGGACAGCCTGACCACGATGCTTACCCCATGGCGGATTGAGGTCCAGACCCTCAACGACCCGCGCAACTTTTGGGAAACCCTCCAGCAGGTGTCGCCCGACCTGCTGATATTGGATGTGGATATGCCCTATATCAATGGCTTGGAACTCTGCCAAGTGGTGCGTAATGATCCCCAATGGTCACAGTTGCCCATTGTCTTTTTGTCGGCGAGCCGCGATCGCACCACCCTCCAGCAAATGTATCAATTTGGTGCAGATGACTACATTTGCAAACCCGTCACCGAGCCGGAACTCGTCACCCGCATTTTTAACCGCCTCGAACGCAGTCGCCTGCTCCGCGACCTCACCGAAAAAGACCCCCTCACCGGCGTGGCGAACCGCTATCGCTCGGAGCAGGATTTTCAGCGGTTTTTCCACTGTGCCACCCAAGAACATCAGACCATTGGCTTTATCACCCTCACTATCCAAGACCTCCAGCAGATCAACTGCGATTATGGCCATGATGTGGGCGATCGCATCCTCCAACGCTTCGGTCAACTCCTCAAACACACCTGTTCCCCCGAAGACATCGTCGCCCGGTGGAGCGGCGGCGAATTTATCATTGGCCTCTACGGCATCACCCGCCCCACCGGCATCCAAGCCGCTCAAGATTTGATGCACCTCTTTTCCCATGAAGTCTTTCTCCTCGAAGGGCAACTCGCTCTTCCCGTCAGCGTGGCCGCAGGGTTATCTCTCTATCCCGACGACGGCACTACCTTAGCCCAACTCTATCAAGCCACCCTTGACCAGCAGATCACCGCTGAAGCATGA
- a CDS encoding UbiA family prenyltransferase — protein MAKQQMVENLGWQRWWIYQQERFPVVSNGILIVMFSSAMVSYGAVVQGAVPTVRSQLVAFIIFFLAFLQLRIADEFKDYEDDCRHRPERPVPRGLIHLTELQYLDWATRLIQVIFSVNLDPKLVVLLALIWGYQFLMQREFFRRDWLKQHPALYLLSHNVILPILGLYGIACGGCSGAGAFPWAALWLLPVSSCHGVVIEVGRKVRSPREERPGVETYTALWGRENALLVWLIAVGGGGLTTLLAAWQLPTAQGTASLLLIAGGVICWLAYLFLNAPSPRSAKLIYLASALWVLVSYSCLGWMPLVAAL, from the coding sequence ATGGCAAAACAACAAATGGTAGAAAATTTGGGATGGCAACGGTGGTGGATTTACCAGCAGGAGCGGTTTCCGGTTGTGAGTAACGGCATTCTGATTGTGATGTTTAGTAGTGCGATGGTGAGTTATGGGGCGGTGGTGCAGGGGGCAGTGCCGACGGTGCGATCGCAACTGGTGGCCTTCATTATTTTCTTTCTGGCGTTTCTCCAATTGCGAATTGCCGATGAATTTAAAGATTACGAGGACGATTGCCGTCATCGCCCCGAACGGCCCGTCCCCCGTGGTTTGATTCACCTCACAGAATTGCAATATCTCGACTGGGCGACGCGCTTAATTCAGGTGATTTTTTCGGTGAATTTAGATCCCAAACTCGTGGTCTTGTTGGCCTTGATCTGGGGCTATCAGTTCCTGATGCAGCGGGAATTTTTCCGGCGCGATTGGCTCAAGCAACACCCGGCGCTCTATCTCCTCAGCCATAATGTGATCCTGCCGATCTTGGGTCTTTATGGCATTGCCTGCGGTGGGTGTTCGGGGGCGGGGGCGTTTCCCTGGGCGGCGTTGTGGTTGTTGCCGGTGAGCAGTTGCCATGGGGTGGTGATTGAGGTGGGGCGCAAGGTGCGATCGCCCCGCGAAGAACGGCCCGGCGTGGAAACCTATACGGCCCTTTGGGGGCGAGAAAATGCGCTGCTGGTGTGGTTAATCGCCGTTGGGGGCGGCGGTCTCACAACCTTGCTCGCGGCGTGGCAACTGCCCACGGCCCAAGGCACGGCCAGTTTGTTATTAATCGCGGGCGGGGTGATCTGTTGGTTGGCCTATTTGTTTTTAAACGCTCCGTCCCCCCGCAGTGCAAAATTAATCTATCTCGCCTCGGCCCTGTGGGTGCTGGTGAGCTATAGCTGTTTGGGATGGATGCCCTTGGTGGCGGCGTTATGA
- a CDS encoding PEP/pyruvate-binding domain-containing protein: protein MDALGGGVMKYIVQLTERPVIALMGRKASAIARLAQQGFRVPPGFVVTPAAFWDSLTRDQEDQLRSLFPQSPHTATTLQTLLADVLPSEVVQYELLQAMAAVFPYGGQFAVRSSALDEDGVERSLAGQLHTSLSVAAADLQPQIAAVWRSAYQNNVLLYRHRQGQTDLPQPPAVLVQQMLNPVAAGVAFGADPVTGRRNLVIINAVYGLGSLLVSGEEDADTFYLNRQGDILQRQIARKPQAHYPNPTGKSGVFAQAIAPDQVTEPAISDRQAQAIAALVQRTGQEFGLPQDIEWAITDNGQLYLLQARPITALPTPQAPSGSYRLWDNSNIAESYSGVTTPLTFSFARRAYEEVYRQFCRLMGVSQSRIIASDRTFTTMIGLMQGRIYYNLLSWYRVLILLPGFRLNRRFMEQMMGVKESLPEEIITQMAGKPWWQDGIELVRTLFGLGWNAILLPWTKYRFYRRLDRALGPPQTSLYQRLLRQTPPPPPRLDQLAADELVAHYQDLTRQLLPRWDAPIVNDFLAMICYGVLCRLTQTWGGDRDGILPNLLLVEQGAMISTEPARQLREMARRVARDPDLITTLQRDTPTAIATALTKHPELAAAYHQYLDQFSDRCLDELKLESPTLAENPLPLLRSLGAIASQMHTAPTPEATTSLPPPELLHLRRLLRRSPLKRLIFAGVLHQTRARLRDRENLRFERTRVFGRARQIFLELGKRFFVLDLLHRPDDIFYLNVEEIIGILAGTSTCNRIKGLVALRRSEFEHYRETPPPPDRFATYGIPHGGINTTNTARPPSGSVQQGLGCSPGIVRGVVRVVRDPHSLLTQEQPLAPGTVLVAERTDPGWILLFPAAAGLLVERGSLLSHAAIVSRELGIPAIVSIPGVTRWLKDGDRVEFNGSTGRIERLRD from the coding sequence ATGGATGCCCTTGGTGGCGGCGTTATGAAATATATTGTCCAACTCACAGAACGGCCTGTGATTGCTTTGATGGGGCGCAAGGCCAGTGCGATCGCCCGTCTCGCCCAACAGGGGTTTCGCGTCCCACCGGGTTTTGTGGTCACACCTGCCGCCTTTTGGGATAGCCTCACCCGTGATCAAGAAGACCAACTGCGATCGCTCTTCCCCCAGTCCCCCCACACCGCCACCACGCTGCAAACCCTCTTGGCCGATGTCCTCCCCAGTGAGGTGGTGCAGTATGAATTACTCCAGGCGATGGCGGCGGTGTTTCCCTATGGGGGACAGTTTGCGGTGCGATCGTCGGCGTTGGATGAAGATGGTGTGGAGCGATCGCTGGCCGGTCAATTGCACACCTCCTTAAGCGTGGCGGCGGCGGATCTTCAGCCCCAAATCGCGGCGGTATGGCGGTCGGCCTATCAAAACAACGTGCTCCTCTACCGTCATCGCCAAGGCCAAACCGATCTCCCCCAACCCCCGGCGGTTTTGGTGCAGCAGATGTTAAACCCGGTGGCGGCTGGGGTGGCCTTCGGGGCTGATCCGGTGACGGGGCGGCGTAATTTGGTGATTATCAATGCGGTCTATGGGCTGGGGTCGCTGTTGGTATCCGGGGAAGAAGATGCGGACACCTTTTATCTCAATCGCCAAGGGGATATTTTGCAGCGGCAAATTGCCCGCAAACCCCAAGCCCATTACCCCAATCCCACGGGCAAATCGGGGGTGTTTGCCCAGGCGATCGCTCCCGATCAGGTGACAGAACCGGCCATTAGCGATCGCCAAGCCCAAGCGATCGCCGCCCTCGTCCAACGCACCGGTCAAGAATTCGGCCTACCCCAAGATATTGAATGGGCGATCACCGACAACGGTCAACTGTACCTCCTCCAAGCCCGCCCGATCACCGCCCTGCCCACTCCCCAAGCCCCTAGCGGCAGCTATCGCCTTTGGGACAACAGCAACATTGCCGAGAGCTACAGCGGTGTCACCACTCCGTTAACCTTTTCCTTTGCGCGGCGGGCCTATGAGGAGGTGTATCGTCAATTTTGCCGCTTGATGGGGGTGAGTCAGAGCCGGATCATCGCGAGCGATCGCACCTTCACGACGATGATCGGCCTGATGCAGGGGCGGATCTACTACAACCTGCTCAGTTGGTATCGGGTGCTGATCTTGCTGCCGGGGTTTCGCCTCAATCGGCGGTTTATGGAGCAAATGATGGGGGTGAAAGAATCCCTCCCGGAGGAGATTATCACCCAAATGGCCGGGAAACCCTGGTGGCAAGATGGGATTGAATTGGTGCGCACCCTCTTCGGTTTGGGCTGGAATGCAATCCTCTTACCCTGGACAAAATACCGCTTCTATCGCCGCCTCGATCGCGCCCTTGGCCCCCCGCAAACCAGTTTGTACCAACGACTATTACGCCAAACACCCCCACCGCCGCCCCGCCTCGACCAACTGGCCGCCGATGAATTAGTCGCCCATTATCAAGACCTAACCCGCCAACTTCTGCCCCGCTGGGATGCGCCGATTGTCAATGATTTTTTGGCGATGATTTGCTATGGTGTGCTCTGTCGGTTAACCCAAACTTGGGGCGGCGATCGTGACGGGATCTTACCGAATCTGCTCCTAGTCGAACAGGGGGCGATGATCAGCACGGAACCGGCACGACAATTGCGGGAAATGGCCCGCCGGGTGGCCCGCGATCCTGACCTGATCACCACGCTGCAACGGGACACGCCGACGGCGATCGCCACCGCATTAACCAAACATCCAGAATTAGCCGCCGCCTATCACCAGTATCTCGACCAATTTAGCGATCGCTGCCTTGATGAATTAAAACTCGAAAGCCCCACCCTGGCGGAAAATCCCCTGCCCCTGTTGCGATCGTTGGGTGCGATCGCCTCCCAAATGCACACCGCTCCCACCCCTGAAGCCACCACGTCCCTGCCCCCGCCGGAACTTCTTCACCTGCGCCGCCTCCTCCGCCGCAGCCCGTTAAAACGCTTGATTTTTGCTGGGGTCTTGCACCAAACCCGCGCCCGGCTGCGCGATCGCGAAAATCTCCGGTTTGAGCGCACCCGTGTCTTTGGTCGCGCCCGCCAAATTTTCCTCGAATTGGGTAAACGCTTTTTCGTGTTGGATCTGCTCCATCGACCCGACGATATTTTTTATCTCAACGTTGAAGAAATTATCGGCATCTTAGCGGGAACGAGCACCTGTAATCGGATCAAAGGTCTTGTGGCCCTGCGTCGTAGCGAATTTGAGCACTACCGGGAAACCCCGCCGCCGCCCGATCGCTTCGCCACCTACGGCATCCCCCACGGTGGCATCAATACCACCAACACGGCCCGCCCCCCCTCCGGTTCCGTCCAACAGGGCCTCGGCTGTTCACCGGGAATTGTGCGCGGCGTGGTGCGAGTGGTGCGCGATCCCCATAGTCTTTTGACCCAAGAGCAGCCTTTAGCACCGGGGACGGTGTTGGTGGCAGAACGCACCGATCCCGGTTGGATTTTGTTGTTTCCGGCGGCGGCGGGGCTATTGGTGGAGCGGGGGAGTTTGCTGTCCCATGCGGCGATCGTGTCGCGGGAGTTGGGGATTCCGGCGATTGTGTCGATTCCGGGAGTGACGCGCTGGCTCAAGGATGGCGATCGCGTCGAATTCAACGGCAGCACCGGACGAATCGAACGCCTGCGGGATTAG
- a CDS encoding bifunctional pantoate--beta-alanine ligase/(d)CMP kinase, which produces MRLLQTIAGLRAYLEQQQPGQSVGLVPTMGALHAGHQSLIAAARAENDLVVVSIFVNPLQFGPQEDLTHYPRTLDTDCEQCDRLKVDAVFAPSAAEMGIDAHQSEPTTVQPPTAIITGLCGAQRPGHFQGVATIVVQLFNLVQPTRAYFGQKDAQQLAMIRRIVHDLKLPVEIRPGAIVREPSGLAYSSRNQYLSAGDRAQAATLWRSLHNAQTAFQAGQRGAQRLIAQVRCELATIPNSTVDYVELVDPETLAPLERVEAAGLLAIAVRLGSTRLIDNIVLRQRRPIIAIDGPAGVGKSTVARQLAQNLNLLYLDTGAMYRAITWQVLAAGIDVTDAVAIAELASHAQIRFQADPEGGQRVFIHNQDVTQAIRSPDVTSRVSAVASHRAVRQQLVHQQQQWGLQGGIVAEGRDIGTAVFPDAEVKIFLTASVAERARRRWVDLQQQGYEQDVETVEQQLQERDHIDSTRETAPLRQAEDAIALCTDGLTIPDVITRITQHYEQICKPSPTFQMI; this is translated from the coding sequence GTGCGCTTGCTTCAAACGATCGCGGGTCTACGGGCTTATCTGGAACAGCAGCAACCGGGGCAATCCGTGGGGCTGGTTCCCACGATGGGCGCTCTCCATGCGGGACATCAATCCCTGATCGCAGCAGCGCGGGCGGAAAATGATCTCGTGGTGGTGAGCATTTTTGTCAATCCGCTTCAATTTGGCCCCCAGGAAGATCTCACCCACTATCCCCGCACCCTAGACACCGATTGTGAGCAGTGCGATCGCCTCAAGGTCGATGCCGTCTTTGCCCCCAGCGCCGCAGAAATGGGCATCGATGCCCACCAGAGCGAACCCACCACCGTCCAGCCCCCCACCGCCATAATTACCGGCCTTTGTGGTGCGCAACGCCCTGGCCATTTCCAAGGGGTGGCGACGATTGTGGTGCAGTTATTCAACCTTGTCCAACCCACCCGCGCCTACTTTGGCCAAAAAGATGCCCAACAATTGGCGATGATCCGCCGCATTGTCCACGATCTCAAACTGCCCGTGGAGATTCGCCCCGGTGCCATCGTCCGGGAACCGTCGGGTCTCGCCTACAGTTCCCGTAATCAATACCTGAGCGCAGGCGATCGCGCCCAGGCCGCCACCCTGTGGCGCAGTCTCCACAATGCCCAAACCGCCTTTCAAGCGGGGCAACGTGGGGCCCAGCGGTTAATCGCCCAGGTTCGGTGTGAATTAGCGACGATTCCCAATAGTACGGTGGACTATGTGGAACTGGTCGATCCTGAAACCCTTGCACCGTTGGAGCGGGTGGAAGCGGCGGGATTGTTAGCGATCGCCGTTCGTCTCGGCTCCACTCGTCTGATTGATAACATCGTGCTGCGACAACGGCGGCCGATTATTGCCATTGATGGCCCGGCGGGGGTGGGTAAATCCACCGTGGCCCGCCAATTGGCGCAGAATCTCAACCTGCTCTATCTCGACACCGGGGCAATGTATCGGGCGATTACCTGGCAGGTGTTAGCCGCAGGGATTGACGTGACCGATGCCGTGGCGATCGCTGAACTCGCCAGCCATGCCCAGATCCGATTCCAGGCCGATCCTGAAGGGGGACAACGGGTTTTCATTCATAACCAAGACGTGACCCAGGCGATTCGTTCCCCCGATGTAACCTCCCGCGTGTCTGCGGTGGCCAGCCATCGCGCCGTGCGTCAACAACTCGTTCACCAACAACAGCAATGGGGTCTACAGGGGGGGATCGTGGCCGAAGGGCGCGATATTGGCACGGCGGTGTTTCCCGATGCGGAGGTGAAAATTTTCCTCACGGCCTCGGTGGCAGAACGAGCGCGACGACGGTGGGTAGACCTCCAACAGCAGGGCTACGAACAGGATGTAGAAACCGTTGAACAACAGCTTCAAGAGCGCGATCACATCGATAGCACCCGCGAAACTGCCCCCCTCCGCCAAGCCGAAGATGCGATCGCCCTCTGTACCGACGGGTTAACAATCCCTGACGTAATTACACGGATTACTCAGCATTACGAACAAATTTGTAAACCTTCCCCAACATTCCAAATGATTTAG
- a CDS encoding polysaccharide deacetylase family protein — MAASSISLCAGLSIPAGRAAQTFVRGSTDYSGLTSTFTELPTLATQAWNQKLLTVAQAEQAKDFAVPAQFQGKTIRSVPLPSGKKVIALTFDDGPSEKYTNDILYILEQHGVKATFFLLGRNVQNFPARAKQVHLKGHAVANHSWSHPYAKQSPASSASQIDNTDVWIERATGVKPKFFRPPGGYLHTGLAQYAAQKGQVVAMWSADSKDYYASAPSMVQRILKEATPGGIVLLHDGGGDRTQTVIALPTIIKNLQQQGYAFVTLPELLTMQDEEMKAIAAQKAAEAQKAAEAQQAPPPPAPQAAPAP; from the coding sequence TTGGCCGCATCTAGCATCAGTCTTTGTGCAGGGCTGAGTATCCCTGCGGGACGTGCCGCTCAAACCTTCGTGCGTGGTTCTACGGACTATAGCGGTTTGACGAGTACCTTCACGGAATTACCCACCTTAGCCACTCAAGCCTGGAATCAAAAGTTACTGACGGTAGCCCAGGCAGAGCAGGCGAAAGATTTTGCGGTTCCGGCTCAATTCCAAGGCAAAACGATTCGCTCTGTGCCCTTACCCAGTGGCAAGAAAGTGATCGCGTTAACCTTTGATGATGGCCCGTCTGAGAAGTACACCAACGATATTCTGTATATTCTGGAACAGCACGGGGTGAAGGCGACATTTTTCCTGTTGGGTCGTAATGTGCAGAATTTTCCGGCGCGAGCGAAACAGGTTCACCTCAAAGGTCATGCGGTGGCTAATCACAGTTGGAGCCATCCCTACGCGAAACAGTCTCCGGCCAGTTCCGCGTCTCAAATTGACAATACGGATGTGTGGATTGAACGGGCAACGGGGGTCAAGCCCAAGTTTTTCCGGCCACCGGGAGGATATTTGCATACAGGTTTGGCCCAATATGCGGCCCAAAAAGGGCAAGTGGTGGCAATGTGGTCGGCGGATTCCAAGGATTACTATGCGTCGGCTCCGAGTATGGTGCAGCGGATTCTCAAGGAGGCGACACCGGGGGGAATTGTCTTACTCCACGACGGCGGCGGCGATCGCACCCAAACCGTGATCGCTCTTCCCACGATTATCAAGAACCTCCAACAACAGGGCTATGCGTTTGTGACTCTGCCGGAATTGTTGACGATGCAGGATGAGGAAATGAAGGCGATCGCCGCTCAAAAAGCTGCCGAAGCTCAAAAAGCCGCCGAAGCCCAGCAAGCACCCCCACCACCGGCTCCCCAGGCTGCTCCTGCACCCTAA
- a CDS encoding DUF4332 domain-containing protein — protein sequence MASFSSCTWAVEQLPGLPLAEANKMHTAGIKTTVDLLDLSRTPPQQAAIAHRLGIPLPSLRKWRAMADLARLPTVGCVHCGLLLHGGIASVQQLSQTPAHRLHAQLLRFHVATLQRRDLCPTIFEVQQWVSEAKTLSLAD from the coding sequence ATGGCTTCATTTTCAAGCTGTACTTGGGCGGTGGAACAATTGCCAGGATTACCCCTTGCTGAAGCCAATAAGATGCATACAGCTGGTATTAAAACAACGGTAGATTTACTGGATCTTTCTCGCACTCCCCCGCAGCAAGCTGCGATCGCCCACCGCCTTGGCATCCCCCTGCCATCCCTCCGCAAATGGCGAGCCATGGCGGATCTAGCTCGTCTCCCCACGGTGGGCTGTGTCCATTGCGGCTTACTCCTCCATGGGGGAATCGCCTCGGTTCAGCAACTCAGCCAAACCCCCGCCCACCGCCTCCACGCGCAACTCTTGCGGTTTCACGTCGCCACCCTCCAACGGCGTGACCTCTGTCCCACCATCTTCGAGGTACAACAGTGGGTGAGCGAAGCAAAAACCCTCAGTTTGGCGGACTAA